A genomic segment from Cricetulus griseus strain 17A/GY chromosome 8, alternate assembly CriGri-PICRH-1.0, whole genome shotgun sequence encodes:
- the LOC100768941 gene encoding JNK1/MAPK8-associated membrane protein isoform X2, which yields MACFGLYCGKTLLFKNSSAEIYGECGACPRGQRTNEEKYCQPCTESPELYDWLYLGFMAMLPLISHWFCIEWDSLKNCSNGVLFQQASAFFECSMAAVVTLLVSDPPGTLSIYSCGVLMLSDWYTMLYNPSPDYITTLHCTQEAVYPLYTIVFIYYAFCLLFMMLLRPFLVKKIQWILYIPNPFESIYTALFFFPVLTVLQAVAGGLLYYAFPYIVLVSSLVNLAVYLVFAKIEIYSDLIRKDRLLVLFSHWFLHAYGIIALSRKDQFEEDLIFLILVPVPAFFYFFTTKFTKPSRIISEGAKGQ from the coding sequence ATGGCATGCTTTGGACTCTATTGTGGAAAGaccttattatttaaaaatagctCAGCTGAAATATATGGAGAGTGTGGGGCATGCccaagaggacagaggacaaatgaagaaaaatactgTCAGCCCTGCACCGAGTCCCCGGAACTTTATGACTGGCTTTACCTTGGATTCATGGCGATGCTTCCTCTTATTTCCCATTGGTTCTGCATTGAATGGGACTcattgaaaaattgttccaacgGTGTGCTTTTCCAGCAAGCCTCTGCATTTTTTGAATGCAGTATGGCAGCCGTGGTCACATTACTTGTAAGTGATCCCCCCGGCACCCTTTCCATCTATTCATGCGGGGTACTGATGCTTTCAGATTGGTACACGATGCTCTACAATCCTAGTCCGGATTACATCACCACACTGCACTGCACTCAGGAAGCCGTTTATCCACTGTACACCATCGTGTTTATTTATTACGCATTCTGCTTACTATTCATGATGCTGCTCCGACCGTTTCTGGTGAAGAAGATCCAGTGGATTCTATACATACCAAACCCGTTTGAAAGCATTTACACggccctcttcttcttccctgttTTGACTGTGCTGCAAGCCGTTGCAGGAGGCCTCTTGTACTATGCCTTCCCGTACATCGTATTGGTGTCATCTTTAGTTAATCTGGCTGTGTACCTGGTTTTTGCCAAAATAGAGATCTACAGTGATCTGATAAGGAAGGACAGACTTCTTGTCCTGTTCAGCCACTGGTTTCTTCATGCCTATGGCATAATTGCCCTCTCCAGAAAGGACCAATTTGAGGAAGATCTGATCTTTTTAATTTTGGTACCTGTCCCGGCCTTTTTCTACTTCTTCACTACCAAATTTACCAAACCATCACGGATAATCTCAGAAGGAGCCAAAGgacaatga